A region of Neovison vison isolate M4711 chromosome 7, ASM_NN_V1, whole genome shotgun sequence DNA encodes the following proteins:
- the ZNRD2 gene encoding protein ZNRD2 gives MALNGAEVDDFSWEPPTEAETKVLQARRERQDRISRLMGDYLLRGYRMLGETCADCGTILLQDKQRKIYCVACQELDSDVDKDNPALNAQAALSQAREHQLASASELPSGSRPAPQPPVPRPEHCEGAAAGLKAAQGPPPPVVPPNTDVLACTQEALLQKLTWASAELGPSTSLETSIQLCSLIRACAEALRSLRQLQH, from the exons ATGGCTCTGAACGGTGCTG AAGTCGACGATTTCTCCTGGGAGCCCCCAACCGAAGCGGAGACGAAGGTTCTGCAAGCGCGAAGGGAGCGACAGGATCGCATCTCCCGGCTCATGGGCGACTACCTGCTGCGTGGTTACCGCATGCTGGGCGAGACGTGCGCGGACTGCGGG ACGATCCTCCTCCAAGATAAACAGCGGAAAATCTACTGCGTGGCTTGCCAGGAGCTCGACTCAGACGTGGATAAAGATAACCCGG CTTTGAATGCCCAGGCTGCCCTCTCCCAAGCTCGGGAACACCAGCTTGCCTCCGCCTCGGAGCTCCCCTCCGGCTCGCGGCCAGCCCCTCAGCCCCCAGTACCCCGTCCAGAGCACTGTGAGGGAGCTGCAGCAGGGCTCAAGGCAGCCCAGGGGCCGCCCCCTCCTGTTGTGCCTCCAAATACAGATGTCCTCGCCTGCACACAGGAGGCCCTCCTGCAGAAGCTGACCTGGGCCTCAGCTGAGCTGGGCCCTAGCACCTCCCTGGAGACCAGCATCCAGCTGTGTAGCCTAATCCGGGCTTGTGCTGAGGCTCTGCGCAGCCTGCGGCAGCTGCAACACTGA